GTTGGTGAAATCTGTAGGAAGTCTTCCGTGCTTAGTTTTTCACCTAAAGCAGTTGTATGTTGTCCTTTAACCTGCTTactaaagcagcttttatttaatgGCAGATGCTGCATATTAAGAGTTAAATGTGCTAAAACTTATGAATGCACACCTTGGAGTACTTTagttcagtgggtttttttaaactagtgATGGCTTGTGAAGTATTAGTAAGACAAAGCAGTTTGGTTGAAGTGTGTGTATGCACAGAGAAATATTTGTGAGGGTACATAATCTGCTGTGTAAACAAGGTTAAGAGTGTACGCAGCAGATCAGCATACACTAGGTGTAGATTTTTGTTCATGACCCACTTTCTTAGCTGAAAACAGcttgttttctagctttttttaGGCCTGTGTGCTAGACAGAAACTGTTGAGGGAGATTCCTCATAATAAAATGGATGCTTTAATTAGGCTGGTGATGTTTATTTGAGGGTATTTTCAAGTTTCACTTAATCTGAGAAATACTCTTAAGGCTGTAGTACAGCTCAGAGGATACATCACAAGCCCTTAGGTTCTTCACATCAGTCACAGCTGCCATAATGTAGCCTTTTTGATACCTAGTGCCAAACTTACCTCCGAAAGCTTTGTAGCTTGTTGGCAGTGCCAGCCCAAATCTTGGTCGGTGTCAGTGGCTCACCCCTGttgctgttaatattttttagACATTGCATTTTGTTGCAGATAACTGCCAAGTCTGTGCTCTCCTTTTTAAGGACAATACTTTTCTAccttctgtggtttttgtttgagTTATGCTGATGATTGGTGCTAATTTAAATTAATGTACAAACCTAAGTGGAGGACAGACCTGCATAAATCCAGGCTTGACTATCTTAACCACTAAGCTATTCAACAATATGTTTGCTTTTCTGATCTCTTCGCTCAGATCAGGTATTTTTCATCTGATGCATACATAGTCCAACATGAAGGTCACGTTGCTGTTTAAACAAACTAGAGAGAATTTAGTTACAAACAACACAATCGTAGAGGAAAGCTGAAAGCACTGGAATTAAAGCTGACCGTTGTTAATATAGTAGTGTAATTTTTATTATCATAGTAGAAGTGTGGATACTCTAGGCCTatgatatttattttaagatttcaaGTATGACATGTGAAATCATTGtcaaaatatatttggaaagaTATGATTCCTCTAGGAAACAATATAGGAACTTTTTGAGTTTACCCCATGTATGTTGCTGTAATCACTATTAAATTATATATACAGTAAAATCATACCACAGGTTTTAAGATCCGCTAGCACATGGAAATATACCTAGGTTTAATGCAGACCTTCCAGTTCCTTTAAAAGTTACGAAACTAATTGAAATACAAAACTTTTTGAAGAGTTGTTCTGAGTTGAGATATTGCTCTGTTACAtcaggatgttaaaaaaaaaaaaagcaagttgaTCCTGTTATTTCAATTCTGATAATGACCAAAACTGCTTGATTAACGATTTAAATAGGGCTAACTCTTTGTACTTCAACTTATTTTTGACCTTGGTATGGATAGCCATATAAAATTAGTTTGAAATTGCTATTCTGAGTTTCTAGCAATACTGTGCAATGTTGAAATCAGTACGCTGACAACATTTCTGAAGTTCAGGTCTGGGGAAGCATGTGGATCTTTTTCTAAAAtggtggaaagaaaaagacattctgAAAAGAGCATTCTTTTTCCAGATGTAATGTGTGTGAGATGATGGGTGATGGGTCTCAAGCTGGTGCAGTTCTGTGCGTCACTTGAGTAAGGAAACCTGTTTAATTAGCATTTCATGGAACTTTGCCCAGGTTTTTTAGGAATTTGCCCTGGGTTTTTTAGGAATGATCACAAATCCTTGTAGATGCAGTGTATATTGATTCAGTTTACCTTCCAATAAATTGCACTGCTTCAGTCCATGCCTTTCTAGTGTAAGTGTGTCTCTTTTAGGAGCGTGCCTTAGTGGAAGTACACTGGCGGCTGCAAGATCTCATGTTAGCAGACGTCCTGCAACAACTGGTTTTTGCCTGTTAATTTTGACCATCTGATGTTGACCAGTGCAGTGGTAGAAGGGGGATAAGGCTGGGTCCAGGATCCCTGGGGCAGGACCCCAATCTGAAAGATGCTGCAATATTTTAAGCCAAACAATCTTCCTTTTGGCTGCAGACTCTGCTGCTCTCTTGTCTGTGTAGGCTGTGATGTGGTACCCCAGGCTTCCCAAGCTGCAAGTTTTTCAGCTCATTTCCCTCTCCACAGAGCCCATTTTGCACAGATTCACCTAGACTCCAGTCAAATGCTGTTATATACCCCTTGGGTAACAGCATGATGTTCAGAGTTTTAtagaatgtaaaaaaattaagaagtgtACAAAAAAGCGGTATTATTTCCTATTGAACAGAAGTAAAATAGCAAGAATAATTTGATGTAAGTTTTAATTACTAGTTAATTGTGGTATGTGGCTAATGATACTGTAGAGAATGCATTGCAGTAATGAAATGTGGAAGTTCCGGGGGTGGTTAATGCAAAGAAGTCCAAACCCAGCAGAAACTCTTCCCTATTTAGTCAATCATAGACAAAACCCTCTGTTCACACAGTTGTGTAGGAGCTCTTAGAAGTCTGAAAACATACTCAGGTTGCCATAAGAATAACTATAACAGTCTCAAGACTTTATTTCAGAGCCAATGATGTTTTTATTGTCTGAAAGAATCTTGTTATAAAGCATTGCCTAGCTGTTGTGCTAGCCAAGCTTGATGGAAATGACAGTTACTGGAGAGTACCCTCTAACACAGTTCAGTGGAGTTCATTTGTAACACTACATGGAGTAGCAGCAGTACTTAACTAAGTGTGCTGCTTTGAAATGGAAATCtcatttcaattttaaatatatttttttgtactATATATAGAACCTTGCTTTTGATAGTATCACTGTACTTACTGTAGTGTTACTAAATGATCTCAAGAGAGCAGCTGAAGAATTTttctggaaagggaagaaagggaaattcTGACACTGCAGAACCTTCTTGGTATGCCCCAGTACTAGCAGTGGAAGAGTATGGGGGAAGTGTGGGGCATGGTATTACTCAAGGGTTTCCTGACCTTACAGTGCTGGTCCGTGGAATGGTCTGTCAAGTAGAAATCAGCTTTGGATTGACTATTCTTAAGAAATTTTGTGAATACTGGTATCTGTTAGTTAAAAGTGACTAAATGTGCATGAGTTTTGTTGGAAAGGCCTCTTCAGTTGCTGTTGTTAGTGCATTAGGAACATGATTTTTGAGTTCAACAGTAATTTTGCTAGGTTTTTAACTTTCTTCCACTAGATGGCCCAAGCATGCTTTCGAGTACCCTATGAGAACCAAAACTTTTActtcctttctaaaataaattcatGTCATTTTAACTGAAGTTAAAATTTTACATCATGAAACTTAAGTGAACTTCTGTGATGCTTTGTGCTTGTTTAAGATGCAAACACTTTATATGAACCGAGAGAGTGTTGGTTAATGTAATACATGGTGATGAAGGTTATATCATGTATGATCTTTCATGTCCCTCTTTTTCATTCATTAGAATATCTCTTAGTGAGTGTAGTACAGAGCTGTTTAGTTTTGCATTGAGATCAGAACTGATGTACTGTCATTCTGATAGTGTGTTCAACAGTAGTGGCTCAGAGAGACTCTGAAAAGGTGTTGATCTCAGGCTAAAGTTTGTCCTTAACATCTCCCGGGAGTGAGACTTGTATTTCGCAGGCCACCataattgttttttttattttgctgcttgaTTTTGCTGCATAGGGTTTTGGTAACAACTTTGCAGCGTATTTCACCAGTATAGATGTGTAAACTGTAATTTAATTCACCTATTTTTGTTGTCTAACAGACATCAAGTATAAGCTTGTTATCAAGGCTGTCTTTTTGGTTAGTGGAGAAAGACAAGTGTATACAGAAGGCTGAGTGTGCTTGGACACTGGAACAAGGCTGAAGACACGGTGGGATGTTCATCTACAGAGACGTTTAGACCTCAGCAGGACAGAGCCCTGTGCAGCCTGAACCTGTTAGGCCTGTTCTGACTGGGAGATTGAACTAGGTGACCTTGAGAGGTCCCCCCCCAGCCTCAATTATTCTATAATTCCAAAAGGAGACTTGATTAGTTCCTTTTCTCTACTGGtgtttaaagcaaaaataaataaaaggaaaatgaattgtCTTTCTGAATTAGTTCCTAACTTCAGTATTTTGCATTATGCTCCagctttccttttgcttctgagGACCTTGACGTGGTGGTATTAGACCACCAGAaaaagtgtgtgtctgtgtgtgcacttttccttcttaaattgtaCCCccctgcaaaacaaaaaaagggggtCCCCTGTAAAGGGAGTACTATATTCCTTCATTTCACTGTTGCACTTGCCAGATGGCCTCCCTGTCCTATTACTGTTTTATATCATTACTCCTAGTGTCTCCCTTTAAGAAAAACAGTAGATTTTCTCTTATTCCTGTTTCTTGTTTGCTCTTTCTCATTATGGAAGAGAGTCAGCTGTTGTCCCTTCCTCTGCATCTGACTCTGtgctccttttttccttcctttttccattGTCAGTATTTGTCCTGTACTGCCACTTTCCTGCTCGTCTTCCCTTTTCTGGCTGGAGGCAAATCAACATGTCCATGTGTATTAGAAGGGTGGACATAAGTAGAGTATGATTTTGGTGAAGGGGATATGCCTGCAGTCAGTTCTGTAGACAAAGAGGTAATCTACTCCAGTTCATGGCTCTACTGATACATGTTGGAGTTctgcatttgcagtatttctgtgTTCCTTTCTAATTTCTTCCAAAGTCAATAGTTTTCAGCCGATTGAGCAATATACCACACAGATTTTGCCAGTTGAGCCAGGTGCAGAGAACTTTCTAAATATGTTTGTTTTGTGATCGAAGTTTATGTTTAATGGGATTTCTTTCTGAGCTGATATACTGTAATTTTGTGTAGGAGACAGACTGCGTGGCCTTGCAATTGCTGTTATGAGTAATACAGGCTTAACTTTGCTTTTAACTGGAAACAGAACTGATGAAAGTAATTCCATTCTTAGCATCCTGGTAGTGGAAAACATAGGTACAAGACTAAAATCTTACTGATATATTTTGGTTAGTAGTGTGAGTTGTGGTTTAGTTCTAAATTTTCTCTTTACTGAACAGGTTTAATAGGAAGTGTGACATAAAGTGGATTTAAAAAGATGTTATATGAGGAAATCTTTGATGCAACAAAAAATAGATAGGTGTCGTTTGTCTACCTGTTGTTTTGCATGCTCTGTGTTATATGGAGCTTTGAGTGTGGTAAAATGGAGTATCTAAAGAGGATGTGAAAGTTTTTTAGCTAGTATCTTGGTCATGTCTCAAAATTTTACCCTTAACGTTTTAGAAACTGTAGGCAGTTGAAGCAGGCAATGTTTGTTTTCGGGCAGATATTTTACTTCCTATATCTGATGTGTGTAGTACAATAATATACTTATTGTGTCATTCTGTAGCTAGGAATACAGAAGTTATATTTTAGAGTGGAAAAAATGAAGTGATAGTGATGGATAAGATGTCAGAAAAGTGTTGCGTTTCATGTCTGTCTAAATGCATTTACACAGTGGTATCTCATAAATACGTGTAGGCATTTTGGGTAAGTGAATGTAGTGCCTTTAGGCGTGTGACATAGCCATGGTGTAGTACCATCTGAAAGCTGGACAAAGCTGCAGAACACTGCAGTATCAGGTGAGCGCTTCTAACCCACTTTCTGCTATGAGAAATGTGCATCCAATTCAGTTTAAATTTAGTTTGATGTAACTTTGTAGCTGCTACAGTTACAGCATTGCAATGTTGAACTCTTCACCCCAGCATCAGTTCTGTTTGGCTgacaaaattaattctaaaatcAAACTGCTTATTGCAATCAATAAAGCTTGTTCCTGTGGCTAAAACACCAACTCCAGTTTCTGAACTTTTCAGAGTAgttcagaaataataatttttagaaagtggcatttgtgtatttaaaatagtactaatgttattttttctttgtattccttTATGACCTTCACTAGATGTCACTAGTAGATTTGGGAAAGAAACTTTTAGAAGCTGCACGAGCAGGTCAAGATGATGAAGTTCGCATTTTGATGGCAAATGGAGCACCTTTTACCACGGATTGGGTAATGAAAACTTTTGCAGTGTTCGGTAAATCCTCTTACTTTTCTCACCTGAAGAAGAAAGTAGGATTATTACAATTAAGTATTTATATTGCAAGCCTTGAGAGTTTCTTCTTGGAATTCTGCAGTCACATCATCTCATGTCTTTATTCAAAATTAAAGTTGTCTGTTTTTTTCATATGACCTCTTATTGATTTCAGTAACAGACTGTGAATGAACTCATTCTGGTGGCTTTTAAGATGAACTTTGGAATCCTTAATGAGAGAAAGCAGCAATTACCTTCCTAGATACTGTGTTTATGCATTTAAGAGGTCTGAATTAAGAAAGTAGTCCCAACGTGCAGCTGAGAGTTCCCTGGTATAGATGCTCTGAGTTGTCTTCTGGAGGTGACTGTTTCTGAATAGGTTGCATAAGGAGGTCAGGTACCTAAAATTCCAGGGTAGTTAACAAACCCTTAAAAGCCTTAATCTGCTTAGTGACCTGTCTTTCAAGTTGACTCAGTTTTGAGCGGGAGGTTGGACTTAAGTGACTCCCAGAAGTCTCTTCCAATGTTGGTATGGTGTGTTGACTAACACTGAAAATGGGATTAGGGCCCTTGAAATATCATAcctcaaaagacagaaaaaacagcacagaCCTCAAAGTTGCTTCCAGTGAACTGTTTTTAGTGTATTGTGATTATTTGGGGGGAGGGGAATTAAAGTaggttgttttgggttgtttgtttttttttttcctcttcatactCTGTAAAAGCCCAAAGCCCTGACAGCTTCTTTCCTTGAGACTGCAAGGGAAAATGATTTTGAAGTGGTGGCCTGACACCTGAGTTTGATAGCTGCAGAATAAGAACAAAACTTCATACTGACATCTGTTAAAACTCCACTTCTTCCATTACATTACAGTTGGGAACATCTCCACTTCATCTAGCAGCACAGTATGGACACTACTCAACAACAGAAGTGTTGCTGCGAGCAGGTGTAAGTCGGGATGCCAGAACCAAAGTGGACAGAACTCCATTACATATGGCAGCATCAGAAGGCCATGCCAGCATTGTAGAAGTCTTACTTAAGGTAAAGACTGCCGAAACAAGGTCTGAGGCAGGGATATTACAATGGCTTATGGTCAAATATTTGCAATTTCCTTTTAGTCATGAAACCAACATTGAAATTATGTCAATATTTTTACTGTGTGCATTGGgtgctttgcttttcctgctaaactgcaatttattttagcattaaaatcAGCATGATTTTAGGTGAATTATTTGTAACTGTTTCAAAATAAGACTGATTCCTAGTTTGACATTGTGTGAGTAACAACTTTTGGAACCAAGACATCTTATGTTTTAGGGAGTCTTTAATCCTTTGaggtaaataatttatttggtaGTTGGATTGAAGTACTTTTAATAAATCTGTAAATGTAAGATAACAGGACATTACTGATGGGCAAGGACATTTTGGGCTTCATTCTGTGACCAGCATTATTTAATTCAGATATTCCTAATGATGTAGTTTATGCAATGATCTTGTTTGTAGCATGGTGCTGATGTCAATGCGAAGGACATGCTCAAAATGACTGCACTTCACTGGGCTACTGAACATAACCATCAAGAAGTTGTAGAACTCTTAATAAAGTATGGAGCAGATGTTCACGCTCAGAGTAAATTTTGCAAAACAGCATTAGATATTGCGGTAGACAATGGAAATGAAGACCTTGCAGAAATATTACAGGTAACTTTTGATTCATGATATTAAGGGAACTTGCAGCAAAGTATTTGTTTACACATGTGATAGACTTAAGTTTTTAATATAGCAGCAGTGAGACCATATGTTGTCTGATAATGCTAAACTCCAGTCCAGTTCATGACACAGAAATGAGATTGATGTTAGTAAACATTAGTTGGCCAAAGAACATTTTTCACCACCTACAAAATGAAGGATAGGTatccttttattttcataaatttgaGTGTTGTAGTGCACCGAACTAGGTGGAGTCCACAAGCAAGGTGTCACACTTAAACTCCCTACTCTGCCAGTATGTTTTGACTATACCCTAGTGTTCTGTGAGCTTCATGTATGAATATTAATTTCCTAAAAATTTGAGAttaggagaggagagaagagatggCAATTTTTCCTGAGTTAGAAAAACTAGAATTGAATTGTTGTGATTAGGATCAGGATTACAATAGACACTTCCATGGAAATGTGTGCTCACTCTTCAGTAGTGTTCTTAAAGGCAAATTAAGTGCTAAGCGTTACTGAGAAAACAgtagaaagcaaatgaaaaataccaTTATGCCACTGTATAAATCTTGAATTGTATGAACTTCTCTTCCTTTAGCCTTTTCTTCATTGCAGAAAGGATATAGTAAAGAAAAGTCAATAATAAttcaaagaaagacaaaaataagacTGCTATCTAAAATTCATGGCAATTACAAAGCTGTTAGAGCTGATTGTCATGGCATGTAGGTGCCACAACAGTCTCGGTTTTTCAGCCCTGTATTTTAGGTAGGTGGGCTTGCATATCTACAAAAGGCCCTTCTCTTTATATGGTCCTCTTTGTTTACAAGAAATGATAAGGAGTAGTAGCAGTATGTCATTGTTCTCTTTCACTTCAGCAGACTCTTTGTCTTTAGATTTCAGCCCCCCCAAAATGTATCTTGTGTACTTAAACAGAACAAAAGATGTGACAcgatgtaaatatatatatattgcatgaGTGTGATGAGGGAGATCCTGTTTGAACGGAACGTGCAGTAGTTCTAGTTCTTACAAGATAAATAACAACTTTATAGCTAGAGTTGTAATGATACTATTACCTCTGTCTCCTAGATTGCAATGCAGAACCAAATCAATACGAATCCAGAGAGTCCGGACACTGTCACGATACATGCAGCAACACCACAGTTCATCATTGGACCTGGAGGGGTGGTGAACCTAACAGGTCTGGTATCTTCTGCAAATACATCAAATGGAACAGGTATTTAGATGCCTATAGGATACCTACTGGGATTTTATACTTTTGATTTTCACCATCTATTGAAAAGACTTGAGGAAAAACGGTGGTAAGAGTAGAATAGTTACCACGTTCCTCTTCAGTGTTTTTTGTGTTGTAAATATCTAAGTTCCTAAAACAACAGTCTTTACAGAGATAAATTATCAGAACCTGTATTTGCTTAACAAACTTGCCTTCAGAACAGCACTTTGGCTCAGCAGAATGTTGCTGAGAACGGCGTGTGTTAGAAGCTTCAGTgcaatagtaataaaataaatagtaataaaaattttttttttctttcatccttctAGATGAAACAGGAGTGTCTGCTGTACAGTTTGGAAATTCATCAACGTCAGTATTAGCCACATTGGCAGCTTTAGCAGAAGCATCAGCTCCACTGTCTAATTCTTCAGAAACACCAGGTTAGAAAACCTAAGTCATTTAACCTCATTTAATAAACCTGAAGTACAGAACTGGCATTTTTGGAGATACAGTTCATATAGAAATGAGATGAcaatcttccttccttttttcagcATGAacaaaatttttcctttcttttcacctGGAAGGTTGCCAGATTCATATGTACAATTATATCTTAGTAAGATTTCTGACCACGACTGGTATTTCTGGGCCTAATGTGAGTAACATTCATCTTGCTGAAAGCAAACATAATTCAGGATATTGAATTTACATCTTTGTCTACATACAGTTTAGTTGCATTTGGTGGgagaatgttttctttaaatgcttctTTCTGTTAAATATTGGGAAATGGCTCCCATGTTGTCTGCatatacttcttaatctttcactCAAAAGTATTTGGTGATCTTAATGTGCAGTTTGCCCATTAGAATGTCTGTGGGTCGTCTTTTCAACATTGAGATATTCTACTTGCATTTATAATAGTATGTAGTGGTTAGTATGTCACACCTGAGGCTGGTATGCTGTCATGGCACTTCAGGTATATGTAAGCCTAGCAGTACATTATTGTTCTCCTAGTAAGCAGCAGCCTGCATCTCTCACTGCAGTTGTATGCACACTCTTACTTCATAAGGCATGACAAGAAGCCAGAAAGGCACAAAGAATTCCATTGCCCCTAGTTCCCaagttttgcatttctctttcttaACCCCTTCACCCCTGCCCCATGGACCTTTGACAGTTACTGctttgtctggaaaaaaaacccaactttggTCAGGGTTTCACACTCTGCAAGTTGCCCTGGGTatctttctcccttctttctgaGTAGTGTGTTGCTTACTTTGTGTACTTTTCCACTTCTGTTCATTGCAACAAGCAAAGTGAAGAAAGAAATGGCAGTCGTGAGTCTTACAGCATCAAAGTGGATTATAAAGACTAGTCATTACCACTGACAggtttgagagagagagagagatacaaGCCAGGAAAATACCTCCTTTTATAATTTAAGCAAGTTGTAATGCATCTACAATAAACTTAAAATGTGATCAAAAGCTTCTGAACTATTGCAAGTTACTTTATAAGAGGATGCCACTAAACTTCTGTTCCAGACCATATTTTCCGGTTAGGTGTATATTAATATCTTGCCATTATACAAAAAAATCACGTAGAACTAGCACTTAGGAGGTTGAGTGCTATGTTAATTCTTTGTTAGCTAGCTTTGGCACACAGAAATCCCTAGGTTTTGTCTCTGAAGCAGACCATGTACTCGAATAAAAACGTGTGTTATTCTGTGACTCCCCAAAGCTGTTTTGGTGGAGACCTGGCTTTCTGAAGAAAGCTGTGAAGTATTTCATGCATGCTTTAACTGCTCAGTGCTGTTTTGCATACATTGCTCTCCAGTTTTCTTGGGCAGTATGGTATGTCTGTAGCTACTGGAGTTTTATGGTAGGCCAGattgcttttttgtttatttaatatttgttacACTGACATGTAGCACTATTAGCTTTATTTCCAGGTTAGCTTGGGATTTTGGGCACTGTTTAGTGATGCGATATGCAGTAAGGTGAACCTAACTGTAAAGCTGGTGAATGGAGATCACTATGGAGAGCAACAGCCCTCTGATCAAGGATTTATGATGCTTATGGTACCCTGATTTTTTCTAAACACACTTCTAAAGAAacacatttgttttgcttttttggttgGTGATGGTCAGTATGATAAATTTTACAGAACTGAGATACTTTGCGTGGCCAAAGTCTTTGACACTTAAAAATTCTCCAGAATTCAGCTCCACAGATGACATTCTTATGGACagagttttcactga
This sequence is a window from Athene noctua chromosome 13, bAthNoc1.hap1.1, whole genome shotgun sequence. Protein-coding genes within it:
- the GABPB1 gene encoding GA-binding protein subunit beta-1 isoform X3; translation: MMSLVDLGKKLLEAARAGQDDEVRILMANGAPFTTDWLGTSPLHLAAQYGHYSTTEVLLRAGVSRDARTKVDRTPLHMAASEGHASIVEVLLKHGADVNAKDMLKMTALHWATEHNHQEVVELLIKYGADVHAQSKFCKTALDIAVDNGNEDLAEILQIAMQNQINTNPESPDTVTIHAATPQFIIGPGGVVNLTDETGVSAVQFGNSSTSVLATLAALAEASAPLSNSSETPVVATEEVVTAESVDGAIQQVVSSGGQQVITIVTDGIQLGNLHSIPTSGIGQPIIVTMPDGQQVLTVPATDIAEETVISEEPPVKRQCIEIVENRVESAEIEERETLQKQLDEANREAQKYRQQLLKKEQEAEAYRQKLEAMNRLQTNKEAV
- the GABPB1 gene encoding GA-binding protein subunit beta-1 isoform X2, which codes for MSLVDLGKKLLEAARAGQDDEVRILMANGAPFTTDWLGTSPLHLAAQYGHYSTTEVLLRAGVSRDARTKVDRTPLHMAASEGHASIVEVLLKHGADVNAKDMLKMTALHWATEHNHQEVVELLIKYGADVHAQSKFCKTALDIAVDNGNEDLAEILQIAMQNQINTNPESPDTVTIHAATPQFIIGPGGVVNLTGLVSSANTSNGTDETGVSAVQFGNSSTSVLATLAALAEASAPLSNSSETPVVATEEVVTAESVDGAIQQVVSSGGQQVITIVTDGIQLGNLHSIPTSGIGQPIIVTMPDGQQVLTVPATDIAEETVISEEPPVKRQCIEIVENRVESAEIEERETLQKQLDEANREAQKYRQQLLKKEQEAEAYRQKLEAMNRLQTNKEAV
- the GABPB1 gene encoding GA-binding protein subunit beta-1 isoform X1 gives rise to the protein MMSLVDLGKKLLEAARAGQDDEVRILMANGAPFTTDWLGTSPLHLAAQYGHYSTTEVLLRAGVSRDARTKVDRTPLHMAASEGHASIVEVLLKHGADVNAKDMLKMTALHWATEHNHQEVVELLIKYGADVHAQSKFCKTALDIAVDNGNEDLAEILQIAMQNQINTNPESPDTVTIHAATPQFIIGPGGVVNLTGLVSSANTSNGTDETGVSAVQFGNSSTSVLATLAALAEASAPLSNSSETPVVATEEVVTAESVDGAIQQVVSSGGQQVITIVTDGIQLGNLHSIPTSGIGQPIIVTMPDGQQVLTVPATDIAEETVISEEPPVKRQCIEIVENRVESAEIEERETLQKQLDEANREAQKYRQQLLKKEQEAEAYRQKLEAMNRLQTNKEAV